The sequence GCGGGCCAAAATACAGAAAGCACCGCCTTTGCCAAGGGGAAGCTGACGGATATTTGATTTTCCGGACAAAAGTGTCATGCTTTAGGACGCAGAAACGCCTGAAATACAATCATATGTTCGGATTTATATCGTCGCGCAACCAAATATAGAAACACTGGAGATTCTCTTGTCATGACCGCCTATCGAAAAATCGAGGTAACCCCTGTCGCGGGCGCCCTGGGCGCGGAAATCGGCGGAGTCGACCTGTCGGCCCTGCCCGACGAGGCAACATTCGATGAAATCCGGCAGGCCTTCCATGAGTACCTGGTCATCTTTTTCCGCAACCAGTCCCTGACGCCGGAGCAGCACCGTGATTTCGGCCGGCGCTTCGGCGATCTGGACATTCATCCGTTTGCAGCGGGCCTGGAGGATTTTCCGGAAGTCATGCCCGTCATCAAGGAAGCCACCGACAACAGCAGCAATTTCGGCGGCACCTGGCATACGGATGTCACCTTCTACGAAAGACCGGCGCTGGGTTCGATCCTCTACGCGCTGGATGTCCCGGCATCGGGCGGCGATACCATGTTCGCAAACATGTACATGGCGTACGATGCCCTGTCCGACGGGATGAAGCTGATGCTGGACGGCATGACAGCCATGCATGACGCCAGCCGCAGTTATGGCGCCACAAACAGCCGCGCGACCGAAAGGCTGAAGAAGAACAGCGGTTCGATGCAGATACGTACCGGGATCGACGCCTACAAGCAGGTCGAACACCCGGTGATTCGCACGCACCCCGAAACGGGGCGCAAGGGACTGTTCGTGAACGCCAACTTCACCCACAATTTCAAGGGCTGGACCGAAGCGGAAAGCGAACCCCTGCTGCGGTACCTGTATGATCACGCGGTGCGCCCGGAATTCACCTGCCGGTTCCGCTGGCAGCCGGGATCGGTCGCTTTCTGGGACAACCGCTGCACCCAGCATTTCGCGCTGAACGACTATGCCGGGCACCGGCGCGAAATGCACCGGGTGACGGTGATCGGCGAACGGCCGGTCTGAAACACCGTATTTACGGGTAAGGCGGGCCTTTCAGCTCCACCGTATTGCCGTCCGGGTCCCTGATATAGATCGACGGACCGTTGCCTTCCGCGCCAACGCGGCTTTCGACGCTGCCGGCTTCCACGCCATGGGCTTCCAGATACGTCCGGATGGCATCCGCATCGAAGGGATCCACTCGCACCGCGAAATGATCCATGTTGCCGGGCCCGTCCGGCGGCGGCGACTGTTTCGCGTCCATCAGGTCGATCATCGACGCCCCGGCGCGAAGCTGCACCAGCCCGATCGAGTCCAGCCGCCGTTCCTCGCGGCAGCCCAGCACATCGCAATAAAACCCCAGCGCGCGGTCCATATCCGCGGTGCGGATGACGACATGGTCGATATTGCGGATCGATATCACGGAGTCCTCCGGATCAGGTCAGGCTGCCCATGACGCGACCGATCAGGTCATTCGTCTTCCGGGCGTCGATCCAGCGGAAGACCCCGACAAGCTGCAGGGCCGGGTCGATCCAGATGATATGCTGCCCGGCGCCAAGCGCGAAGAAGCTGGTGTCCGGCGCATTGCTGAAATGCGCGCCGCCGGTGTTCAGCCACCACAGCAGGCCGTAGGTCGGTTTGATCGGGCATGGCGTGCTCAGGGCCTCGAACCAGCTTTCGGGCAGAAGCTGCTTTCCCTCCCACGCGCCGCGCCGGACGATAAGCTGCCCCATGCGCGCGTGATCCAGGCTGCTGATCCACAATCCGCCGCCCCAATGCGCGCCGCCGGGCACCGACGCCATCGGCACGCCGTCGATTTCAAAGAAGGAATTGCGGTAGTGATGCCAGGTCCAGCTGTCCGACACGCCGATCGGATCCATGATGCGTTCCTTGAGCACCGCGGGCAGCGGGCGGCGGAAGACCTGCATCAGGCACAGGCTCAGCCGGTTGACGCGGACGTCGTTGTATTCCCAGAAACTGCCGGGCTTCCGCAGGTCGCGATGGGTGCCTTTTTTCGAATTGTCGGCGCCGACGCCGACCTGCCGGTGCCGGTCGACCAGATCCGGTTTGTCCCACAGCGACCCTTCGAATTCACTGGTCATGTTCAGCAGATGCCGCCAGGTGATATCCCGGTTCTGGTCGGTGTCGAAGGCCGCATCGATGGCGTAGTCGCGGACGGGATCGTCGATGCTGCGGATCAGCCCGTCGGCCACGGCCAGCCCGGCCAGGATCGACAGGTAGCTTTTCGCCGCGCTGAAGGTCATTTCCACGCTGTCGGGATCGCCCCAGCCGGCAACTATGACGCCGTCCTTCAGGATCAGCCCGTTGGGGCCGGTCCGGTCCTTGATCGGTCCGAGCGGTTCGTTCCACGGCGCCGGCTCGCGCGATTTCTCGATCCTGGCCAGCCCCGCGCCGAGATTGCGCGGCCAGGGCGTTTCCGCCGATTCCGCGAAGGCGACAGCGTCGGCCAGCCGGCTCGCATCGATGCCGACAGTGCCGGGATCGGCCCGGCGCAAACCGGTTGACAGCATGTCATCCATGATCGCCTCCTGAAAAGCCGCTACAATGCGTCCTCGCCGGTTTCCCCGGTGCGGATGCGCACGGCACGCCCCATGTCATAAACGAAGACCTTGCCATCGCCAATCTTTCCGGTGCGCGCGGCGTTCTGTATCGCCTCGACCACCTGCTCGACCTGGTCTTCGCCGATGGCGACTTCGATCTTCACCTTCGGCAGGAAATTCACCGCGTATTCGGCGCCGCGGTAGATTTCCGTATGCCCTTTCTGACGGCCGTAACCCCGGACCTCCGTGACGGTCATTCCGTCGATTCCCATCCCGGTCAGCGCTTCCCGGACCGCGTCCAGCTTGTGCGGCTTGATCACCGCCATCACCATTTTCATGTCTCGGTCTCCCTTTTTCAAATTCCTACAGGTCGTAGCTGCGTTCACCATGGGCCGTGATGTCCAGCCCCTCGATCTCGTCTTCATCGGAAACCCGCAACCCGAAGATCGCCGAGGCCAGCTTGATAATGATGTAACTGGCCAGCGCCGACCAGATCGCCACGGAAACGACGCCGACCGTCTGCACCCACAGGTGATCGCCGACCCCCATGCCTTCCGCCAGCCCGAGCCCCTGGAAGCTTTCCAGCGCCAGGAAGGACAGCATCAGCGTACCCAGGATGCCGCCGATGCCGTGCACCGCGAAGACATCGAGCGAATCGTCGATCCTGATCGTCTGTTTCACCCAGGTCGTCATCCAGTGACAGACGATGCCCGCCACGAAGCCGATGATCAGCGCCCCGACCGGGCCGACAAAGCCGGAAGCCGGCGTGATCGTCGCCAGGCCGGCAACCATGCCGGTCACGATCCCGATCAGGCTGGGCTTGCCGAACTTGATCCATTCGACCATGGCCCAGCTCAGCGAGGCGGTTGCGGCGGAAATATGCGTCACCAGCATCGCCATGCCGGCATTGCCGTCCGCCGCCAGCGCGCTGCCCGCATTGAAGCCGAACCAGCCGACCCACAGCATGGCCGCGCCCATCATGGTGATCCCCGGATTGTGCGGCGGCCGCACCTGATCCGGAAAGCCGCGGCGGCTGCCCAGCATTGCGGCGAAAACCAGTGCGGACACGCCCGCCGTCACATGGACGACGATTCCGCCGGCGAAATCGCGAATGCCCATTTCCGCCAGCCAGCCGCCGCCCCATACCCAATGCGTCACCGGCACATAGACGACAAACAGCCAGACGCCGCTAAAGAACAGCACGGCGGAAAACTTCACCCGTTCCGGATAGGCGCCGACGATCAGCGCCGGGGTAATGATCGCGAAGGCCATCTGGAACATGAAGAACACGGCTTCGGGGATCGTTCCTTCCATCGCGTCGGTGCCGACCCCGGCAAAAAACGCCTTTTCAAGTCCGCCGATAAGCGGGTTGACGTAGCCGCCATCGCCAAAGGCCAGACTGTATCCGGCGACCAGCCAGAGCACCGATACAAGACAACAGATCGAGAAACAGTGCATCAGCACCGACAGCACGCTGCTGGCCCGCACCAGACCGCCATAGAACAGCGCCAGCCCCGGCAGCGTCATGAACAGCACCAGCGCCGTCGATGTCAGTATCCAGGCCGTGTCGCCGTCGCTCAGCGTATCCTGCGCCGCGGCCAGTCCCGGCCACAGCATGGCCCCGATACCGGCCAGCGCCGCGATGGCGCGTGTATTCTTCCCCATCAGCATTCTGTTCCCCCCCTGCTCGGCATGACGCCAGCTTTCGCGCGCCGATAGACCGTCATACGGTCGAATCACGTATGAATGTTTATTTTTTAAGCCTAGTGCAAATTAGTTTACCGATCCATTGCTCAAACATTGGCCTCCTTGAGGCCGCGTTTGCGCATTGCCGGGGCGGGCGCCAGGCGTGACAATGCCGGCATGTCCGAACCCTCTCCGGAAAACAACGGCATGCCGCTGGTTTCGATCGACGGCCGGGACCTGCTGGTCGCCATGGCCATCGGTATCGGCGTTCTGGCCGCGCTGCTGGCGGCGGTCATTTTGCTCGGCGCTATCGTACGGCCCGGGCGATCCGCCGCGACCGTGATCGACCTCGTCTTCGGATTTGCCGCCTATGCCGGCGTCTTCGCCGCCGTATGGCTCGCTGTCGTGGCGGTCCGGGGCCGCCGCGCGGCGGATATGGGCCTGCGGCCGTGCAGCCTGCGCCTGCGATGGACGGGCGTAATGCTGGGATTCGCCTGGGTTGCCGCCTCGTGCCTGTTTTACGGGGCGACCGGCCAATGGGACACCGCCATGTCCGGCGGCAGAAGCCTGGTTCGCCCGTACCTGCAAGGCGGGATTTCCTTTATCCTGCTGATGGCGCTCGCTGGGCCCGTCGCCGCCTTCGTCGAGGAAACCGTTTTCCGGGGGCTGCTCTATGGCTGGCTGCGCCAAAAGACCGGCGTGGCGATTGCCGCCATGTCCAGCAGCCTGCTGTTCACGGCGGCGCATTTCTATGTCTATTCGGCCGGAATCGTGTTTGTCGTCGAGATGGTCGCGCTGGCCATCGTGCTGGCGCTGCTGTTCGAATACAGCCGTTCGCTCTGGCCCGGCATCCTGTGCCACGCGGCAAACAACCTGGCGGTCCTGGGCGTTTACCTGATCGCCGGATAGGTCAGGCCGCGTCCGGCACTCCGGCCTTTTTCAGCGCGTCCCTCTGCCGCTTTTCCAGCGTATCCACGTCGAAATCGCCGATCAGGTCGTGGAACATGCGGTGCCAGTTGATCTCCGCGCGCAGATGCATGAAGACCGAACCAAGGCCGATGGCGGCGCGGTCCATCAGCACGAATTCGCGCGGCGGGGTGACGCCGCCGAGGCGGCGCAATTCCTCATGCACCTTGTGGGCGATGCGCGCGCCGTACATGCCGCTTTCCGATTCCTGGATCTTCTGCACCCTGTCATCCATCAGCGGCGCATAGACAAAGTTCGCCCAGATGTTCAGCACCTCGATGGTTTCCCTGTTCAGCCCGGTAAAACCCCAGGTTTCATAGGCATGCAGCGCCAGGTCCGGGTCGTCGTTGCACAGCCCGTTATAGAGGTCGATCACCCCTTTCACGAAACTCGGCGGGAAAACGCGGATGCAGCCGAAATCCAGCAGGTTGATGGCGAGGTCCGGCCGGACGCTGTAATTGCCCAGATGCGGGTCGCCGTGGATAACGCCATAACCGTAGAACGGCACATACCATGCGCGGAACATGTTCTGCGCGATGGCGTTGCGTTCCGCCAGTTCAGCGTTGCGGGAATCCATCAGCGGCCGGCCGTCCATCCAGGTCATGGTCAGTAGCCGCGCGGTCGTCAGATCGGCTATCGCTTCCGGCACGTGCACGCCATCTTCCGTGGCCAGCATGTTGCCGTAGAGCGTCATATGGGCGGCTTCACGGATGTAATCCAGTTCCTCGCGCAGTCGCGCCGACAGTTCGGTGTGTATCTGTTTGGTGGAAATCGCCTTGTCGTAACGTTCGAATATGGAAAAGGCGAGGCGCAGCTGTTTCAGGTCGGCTTCCACCGCCGAGGCCATGTCCGGGTATTGCAGCTTGCAGGCCAGCAGCCGCCCATCCAGTCCCGTCGCCCGGTGCACCTGGCCCAGCGAGGCGGCATGGGCGGCTTCGCGTTCGAAGTCCCTGAACTTCTCCTGCCAGTCGGGGCCCAGTTCGCTCGCCATCCGGCGGCGCACGAAGGGCCAGCCCATCGACGGCGCATTGGTTTGCAACTGCTGCAGTTCCTCGACATATTCCGGCGGCAGCGCGTCGGGGATGGTCGACATGATCTGGGCCACCTTCATCAGCGGCCCTTTCAGCCCGCCCAGCGCCGCCTTCAGGTCCCCCGCATGCCTGCCCTTGTCAAGACCGAGGCCGAAATACTTCGAGCCCGCGAAACGTACCGCGAGCCCGCCGACGGCGCCGCCGACCCGGGCGTAACGCCGCGCCCGGCCGGCGACGCTGCTGTTTTCATCCGATGCCATAGCGAATAAATGGGGCGGCGGGGTCCGACTGTCAAAGCCTTCGCGCGCGCTTTGTAACTTGCGCGGAACGCCGCTAACATCGTCACGTCGATTGACGGATGACACGGAGGATCCAGGGTCATGAAATGGGGAACGTTCAGCCTGAGCCAGATACCCGATCTCAGCAAGGTACCGGAAACCTTTGAGACGGATTTCGAGCAATTCCAGCTTGCCGAGGAAATCGGCTTCGATACGATCTGGATCGCCGAACACCTGTTTTCCACCTACGGCGTCGTGACCTCCACCCAGGTTCTGGCCGCCGCCATCGCGAAGGCGACGAAGACGATCAAGATCGGCATGTCGGTTGTCGTGCTGCCGTTCAATCATCCGCTGCGCACCGCATCCGATTTCGCACTGGTCGACATACTGTCAAAGGGACGGCTGCTGTTCGGCGCCGGGCGCGCCTACCAGCCGCATGAATTCGTCGGCCTCGGCATCCCGATGGAGCAAAGCCGCGAGATGTACGAGGAAGCGCTCGACGTCATCCTCAAGGCCTGGACCCATGACACCATCACCCATGACGGCGCATTCTGGCAGATTCCCCAGCCGACCCAGGTCCTGCCCAGACCGGTGCAGCAGCCGCACCCGCCGGTCTATCAGGCCTGCATTTCGCCGGAAAGTTTCAAAACGGCGGCGCGTCGCGGCTTCGGACTGCAGCTCGCCTCGCCCTTCACCTATCGCACCTACCGGGAGGAATGGATCGACCGGCTGGCGGAATCGGTCGGGGAATACGAGCGGGAATGCGAAAAGCATGGGCACGACCCCAGGGGCACGGAACGCATGATGCTGCTGCCCTTCTTCGTGCATGAATCGGCGACGGAGGCGCACCGCATTTTCCGAGAGAGGGTCGAGTGGTTCTACGCCAAGGTGACCGGCAACCAGAAGGCCGTGCCCGGCCAGGCGGAGACGATCAGGGGATACGAGCTGACCATGGCGGAAAGCCGCAAGACGGCGGCGGGCGGCTACCTGAATTTCGACAAGCTGTATGAACACGGCGCCTGCATCGCCGGCGATCCGGCCACCTGCGCCGAGAAGCTGAACGAATTGCGCGAGCGGCTGGGCGTCACCGAATTCGTGCTCTGGACCAATATCGGCGGCATGCCGGCGGAAGAATCGAAACAGGCCATGCGGCTGATCATGAGCGACGTCGCGCCGCGCGTGAACGCGATGGCCGCGGCGAAATAGCGCCGCGCCGGTTGCGCGGTTTTCCCGAACCCGTTACCACTGGACCGAAAGCGCTGCCATCGCATTGCAGATGGGCCGGCCGGTCAGATTGGGCAGCGCGGCCGCCACCCGAACCTCTCCCCGCAGGAGACGTGATGAAACTGACCGAAATGCAGATCGTGATCGCCAAGATGGCGGTCAAGGCGGACCCGATTCCCGAAGACCATCCCGCGGCCGTGCAACTGTCCGAGAACTTCGGCGAGCACACATTCTACCTGGCCGAAGCGGGCCTGCTGGTCTTCCATCCGACCGACGAAAACCCGGACGGGCAACAGACCGCGCGCCTCGTCTTCATCGCCGAATGGGCGGACGACGAAAAGACGGAACTCAAGGCCATCGAACCGCAACCGACCGAAATCGCCATCGCCTTCGCCGGCATGGGCGACGGGGACGAGGAAGAAGGCTGACCGTCCATGGACCTGATCATCCGCAATGCCCGCCTCGCCGGGCGGGACGGGCCGAATGTCGATATCGGTATCGAAGGCGGATTGATCCGCGCGGTCGAACCGGACCTTGCGGCGGAAGGCGACGAAATGGATGCGGGCGGGCGCCTGGTATCGCCCGGCCTGGTGGAATCGCATTTCCATCTCGACAAGGCGCTGATCGTCGACCGCGCGCCGCCGCCATCGGACCGGCAGATCCGCGACCACATGCAGCGCACGGCGGCGATCAAGCATACCTTCACGGTGGAGGATATCTACGACCGGGCGCGGCGCACGCTGGAACAATGCGTGCTGAACGGCGTCACCCATATGCGCACCCATGTCGAGGTCGACCCCAATGTCGGCATGAAGGGGTTCGACGCCATCGCGCAACTGGCGCAGGATTACCGCTGGGCCATCGACCTGGAGCTCTGCGTCTTCCTGCAGGAGGGCTGGACCGCCACGCCGGGCGCGGAGGACAATATCGTCGAAGGGCTGCGCCGGGGCGCGCCCGTGGTCGGCGGCGCGCCGCGCTACGACCCCGACCGGGCCGGGCAGATCGACCGCATCTTCGCGCTGGCGCGGGAATACGACGTGCATGTCGATATCCATCTGGACGGCGGCCACGACACCAGCGAGATCGACGTCTACAGGGTCTGCGACCATGCGGACCGGATTGGCTGGGGCGGAAGGGTCGCCATAGGCCACGGTTCGAAATACGCCTCCCTGCCGCCGGAACCGCTGCACAGGCTGGGCAGGCGGCTGGGCGAAGCCGGCGTCGCGGTCGCGGTGCTGCCCGCCACCGACCTGTTCAACAACGGCCGCCACATGGACCACAACGTGCTGCGCGGCGTCGCCGACGCCAATACGCTGGTGGGTCTCGGCGCGAACTGTTCGATTTCCACCAACAACGTGCTGAACCCGTTCACGCCCTTCGGCGACTGCTCGCTGGTGCGTATCGCCAACATGTACGCCAATACCGTCCAGCGCGGCACGAAAGAGGATATGGCGGAAATATTCGCCATGATCACCGACCGCCCGGCCCGGATCATGCGCCGCGACGACTACGGCATCGCGCCGGGCAACCCCGCCGACCTGGCGCTGTGGAATGTGGACACGCCAGCCGACGTGATCGCCGCCATCGCCCAGCCGGTCGCGGGGTTCAAGCGGGGACGCCGGACCTTCCTGCGCTCACTGCCCTATCTGCAGCGGCCCTGAGGCGACCCACTCAGAATTTCGACGCGACCTCGTCGACGAAACGGGTCATGGCGCGCAGGTCGGCGGCCTTTTCAGGCACGCGGAAACCGAGCACCATTTCGTCCAGCCCCGCATCCTCATAGGCGCGGATCAGATCGATCATGTCCGCCGCCGAACCCTGCAGGGTGGTGCGGTCCGCCACCGGTTTTTCCGATACGGGGGCATCGAAGCGCGTCTGGATGCTGATCGAATATTTAAGCGTCGCGGCGTCGCGCCCGGCCTCCGCCATCATCGCCGCGATTTTCCGGCGGCCTTCGGCAACCATGTTCGGCGACTGGCGCAACGTGTGCCAGCCGTCGCCATACTGCACGATACGCCGGAAGGCGGCGACGCTGCCGCCGCCGATCAGCAGCGGCGGATAGGGCTTCCGGAACGGCTTGGGCGAAAACTTCAGACCGCTGTAGTTATAGAACTCGCCGGAGAATTCCGGCACGTCCTGCGTCCACAGCGCCTGCAAGGCGCCCAGCACCTCGTTGGTGCGCCGGCCGCGCGACTTGAAATCGACGCCGAGATTTTTGAACTCGTCCTCCGTCGTCGCGACCCCGACGCCGAGCACGACCCGGCCCCGCGACAGTTGGTCCAGCGTCGCCACCATCTTGCCGAGCCGCGCCGGCTCATGCCACGGCAGCACCAGCACCGAGGTCCCCAGCCGCACATTCGTGGTCGCCATCGCGGCGGCGGTCAGAATCGTCAGCGCATCGTGATACGGCCGGTCGCCCAGCCGTTCGAGGACATAGCTGGAATGGAACAGGTGCTCCGCCACCCAGACGCTGGAAAACCCCATCTTCTCCGCCGCGACGGCGAGATCGACGAGATCGCGGGGATCCTCGACCCCCTGGTTGTTGGGAATGCTGTAGCCGAATTTCATGCCCTAGCTCCTTGCCGCCGCCAATGCCCGGGCGAGATCGTCGCAGATATCAAGCGGGTCTTCCAGCCCGACGGACAGGCGCACCACGCCGCCACTGAGACCCAGGGCCGCGCGTTCCTCCTCGCTCAGCCGCTGATGGGTCGTCGTCGCCGGATGGGTGACGAGGCTTTTCGTATCGCCGAGATTGTTGGATATATCGATGATTTCCAGCGCGTTGAGACATTTGAACGCGGCGGTCTTGCCGCCCGTCAGTTCGAAGGTGACCATAGTGCCGCCGCCGCTCATCTGCTTCTGCGCCAGTTCGTATTGCGGATGCGATTTCAGCCCCGGATACAGCACCCGCGTCAGGCCCGGCTGGTCCGACAGGAATTCCGCGACCTGCAACGCGTTCTCGCAGGCCTGCCGCACGCGGATATCCAGCGTCTCCAGCCCCTTGAGGAAAATCCACGCGTTGAACGGGCTGATCGACGGGCCGGTATGGCGCATGAACTGGTTCAGGTGATCGTCGATGAACTGCTGCCGGCACAGGATAGCGCCGCCCATCGCGCGACCCTGCCCGTCGATATGCTTGGTGGCGGAATAGACCACGATATCGGCGCCCAGTTCGAGCG is a genomic window of Alphaproteobacteria bacterium containing:
- a CDS encoding TauD/TfdA family dioxygenase, which produces MTAYRKIEVTPVAGALGAEIGGVDLSALPDEATFDEIRQAFHEYLVIFFRNQSLTPEQHRDFGRRFGDLDIHPFAAGLEDFPEVMPVIKEATDNSSNFGGTWHTDVTFYERPALGSILYALDVPASGGDTMFANMYMAYDALSDGMKLMLDGMTAMHDASRSYGATNSRATERLKKNSGSMQIRTGIDAYKQVEHPVIRTHPETGRKGLFVNANFTHNFKGWTEAESEPLLRYLYDHAVRPEFTCRFRWQPGSVAFWDNRCTQHFALNDYAGHRREMHRVTVIGERPV
- a CDS encoding VOC family protein, with amino-acid sequence MISIRNIDHVVIRTADMDRALGFYCDVLGCREERRLDSIGLVQLRAGASMIDLMDAKQSPPPDGPGNMDHFAVRVDPFDADAIRTYLEAHGVEAGSVESRVGAEGNGPSIYIRDPDGNTVELKGPPYP
- a CDS encoding serine hydrolase translates to MDDMLSTGLRRADPGTVGIDASRLADAVAFAESAETPWPRNLGAGLARIEKSREPAPWNEPLGPIKDRTGPNGLILKDGVIVAGWGDPDSVEMTFSAAKSYLSILAGLAVADGLIRSIDDPVRDYAIDAAFDTDQNRDITWRHLLNMTSEFEGSLWDKPDLVDRHRQVGVGADNSKKGTHRDLRKPGSFWEYNDVRVNRLSLCLMQVFRRPLPAVLKERIMDPIGVSDSWTWHHYRNSFFEIDGVPMASVPGGAHWGGGLWISSLDHARMGQLIVRRGAWEGKQLLPESWFEALSTPCPIKPTYGLLWWLNTGGAHFSNAPDTSFFALGAGQHIIWIDPALQLVGVFRWIDARKTNDLIGRVMGSLT
- a CDS encoding P-II family nitrogen regulator, translated to MKMVMAVIKPHKLDAVREALTGMGIDGMTVTEVRGYGRQKGHTEIYRGAEYAVNFLPKVKIEVAIGEDQVEQVVEAIQNAARTGKIGDGKVFVYDMGRAVRIRTGETGEDAL
- a CDS encoding ammonium transporter is translated as MGKNTRAIAALAGIGAMLWPGLAAAQDTLSDGDTAWILTSTALVLFMTLPGLALFYGGLVRASSVLSVLMHCFSICCLVSVLWLVAGYSLAFGDGGYVNPLIGGLEKAFFAGVGTDAMEGTIPEAVFFMFQMAFAIITPALIVGAYPERVKFSAVLFFSGVWLFVVYVPVTHWVWGGGWLAEMGIRDFAGGIVVHVTAGVSALVFAAMLGSRRGFPDQVRPPHNPGITMMGAAMLWVGWFGFNAGSALAADGNAGMAMLVTHISAATASLSWAMVEWIKFGKPSLIGIVTGMVAGLATITPASGFVGPVGALIIGFVAGIVCHWMTTWVKQTIRIDDSLDVFAVHGIGGILGTLMLSFLALESFQGLGLAEGMGVGDHLWVQTVGVVSVAIWSALASYIIIKLASAIFGLRVSDEDEIEGLDITAHGERSYDL
- a CDS encoding CPBP family intramembrane glutamic endopeptidase → MPLVSIDGRDLLVAMAIGIGVLAALLAAVILLGAIVRPGRSAATVIDLVFGFAAYAGVFAAVWLAVVAVRGRRAADMGLRPCSLRLRWTGVMLGFAWVAASCLFYGATGQWDTAMSGGRSLVRPYLQGGISFILLMALAGPVAAFVEETVFRGLLYGWLRQKTGVAIAAMSSSLLFTAAHFYVYSAGIVFVVEMVALAIVLALLFEYSRSLWPGILCHAANNLAVLGVYLIAG
- a CDS encoding AarF/ABC1/UbiB kinase family protein → MASDENSSVAGRARRYARVGGAVGGLAVRFAGSKYFGLGLDKGRHAGDLKAALGGLKGPLMKVAQIMSTIPDALPPEYVEELQQLQTNAPSMGWPFVRRRMASELGPDWQEKFRDFEREAAHAASLGQVHRATGLDGRLLACKLQYPDMASAVEADLKQLRLAFSIFERYDKAISTKQIHTELSARLREELDYIREAAHMTLYGNMLATEDGVHVPEAIADLTTARLLTMTWMDGRPLMDSRNAELAERNAIAQNMFRAWYVPFYGYGVIHGDPHLGNYSVRPDLAINLLDFGCIRVFPPSFVKGVIDLYNGLCNDDPDLALHAYETWGFTGLNRETIEVLNIWANFVYAPLMDDRVQKIQESESGMYGARIAHKVHEELRRLGGVTPPREFVLMDRAAIGLGSVFMHLRAEINWHRMFHDLIGDFDVDTLEKRQRDALKKAGVPDAA
- a CDS encoding LLM class flavin-dependent oxidoreductase; translation: MKWGTFSLSQIPDLSKVPETFETDFEQFQLAEEIGFDTIWIAEHLFSTYGVVTSTQVLAAAIAKATKTIKIGMSVVVLPFNHPLRTASDFALVDILSKGRLLFGAGRAYQPHEFVGLGIPMEQSREMYEEALDVILKAWTHDTITHDGAFWQIPQPTQVLPRPVQQPHPPVYQACISPESFKTAARRGFGLQLASPFTYRTYREEWIDRLAESVGEYERECEKHGHDPRGTERMMLLPFFVHESATEAHRIFRERVEWFYAKVTGNQKAVPGQAETIRGYELTMAESRKTAAGGYLNFDKLYEHGACIAGDPATCAEKLNELRERLGVTEFVLWTNIGGMPAEESKQAMRLIMSDVAPRVNAMAAAK
- a CDS encoding amidohydrolase family protein — protein: MDLIIRNARLAGRDGPNVDIGIEGGLIRAVEPDLAAEGDEMDAGGRLVSPGLVESHFHLDKALIVDRAPPPSDRQIRDHMQRTAAIKHTFTVEDIYDRARRTLEQCVLNGVTHMRTHVEVDPNVGMKGFDAIAQLAQDYRWAIDLELCVFLQEGWTATPGAEDNIVEGLRRGAPVVGGAPRYDPDRAGQIDRIFALAREYDVHVDIHLDGGHDTSEIDVYRVCDHADRIGWGGRVAIGHGSKYASLPPEPLHRLGRRLGEAGVAVAVLPATDLFNNGRHMDHNVLRGVADANTLVGLGANCSISTNNVLNPFTPFGDCSLVRIANMYANTVQRGTKEDMAEIFAMITDRPARIMRRDDYGIAPGNPADLALWNVDTPADVIAAIAQPVAGFKRGRRTFLRSLPYLQRP
- a CDS encoding LLM class flavin-dependent oxidoreductase translates to MKFGYSIPNNQGVEDPRDLVDLAVAAEKMGFSSVWVAEHLFHSSYVLERLGDRPYHDALTILTAAAMATTNVRLGTSVLVLPWHEPARLGKMVATLDQLSRGRVVLGVGVATTEDEFKNLGVDFKSRGRRTNEVLGALQALWTQDVPEFSGEFYNYSGLKFSPKPFRKPYPPLLIGGGSVAAFRRIVQYGDGWHTLRQSPNMVAEGRRKIAAMMAEAGRDAATLKYSISIQTRFDAPVSEKPVADRTTLQGSAADMIDLIRAYEDAGLDEMVLGFRVPEKAADLRAMTRFVDEVASKF
- the metZ gene encoding O-succinylhomoserine sulfhydrylase, which translates into the protein MTQRESNNERWRPATRMVRGGLQRSRFEETSEALFMTSGYVYRTAEDAEAAFKGDVKRFIYSRYANPTTAMLEERLCLLEGAEACRTTASGMAAVFASMACFVKAGDYVVASRALFGSCLYIITDILPRLGVETKVVDGCNLDEWKAALDRPTACVFLETPTNPLLEIIDLPAVAKLAHAQGATVIVDNVFSTPMLQRPLELGADIVVYSATKHIDGQGRAMGGAILCRQQFIDDHLNQFMRHTGPSISPFNAWIFLKGLETLDIRVRQACENALQVAEFLSDQPGLTRVLYPGLKSHPQYELAQKQMSGGGTMVTFELTGGKTAAFKCLNALEIIDISNNLGDTKSLVTHPATTTHQRLSEEERAALGLSGGVVRLSVGLEDPLDICDDLARALAAARS